A genomic segment from Aspergillus puulaauensis MK2 DNA, chromosome 1, nearly complete sequence encodes:
- a CDS encoding TBC domain-containing protein (COG:U;~EggNog:ENOG410PGQR;~InterPro:IPR035969,IPR000195;~PFAM:PF00566) — translation MAECDHRLRPPQRRSSSQTSSSSRHSQKAKTIRTKAQKRHSASNATESDTDLTSFPSLSPDRSPPGFLGQPALTRALTSTLLNGSEGSESSSTMDHTRDRRSTLAKLTTSSQNSGRAALFEDSVPVRDFPGALHLADDAHVERLITSNGAVKLVRQFARDLAQRDAEISALRQRAGDRERELKRMLREVSVSNKDIERRLYTLENSQKDESDQGNDAEQTVKGPNRVGGLMQQAMSDGVGSHSDSDNDDDLDTAVQSTIRRPFQLEGDDKSGTSSVGSGAPNRKRQGSMRSWQDYIFGSAAGSRKTSRASSIMSDLGEDEEDASRQRMPSGNASNRRKPLDDQLFQPVEGQPAGDNSSTHSRKSSRSVSSWTVKLFAGNQSSRDESPADRNRGRASSANRERTKGPPPALPATKHGMTAVAALKRINSTASMPAAQGKSNGSGTAPRTGQLGRRQPASSVSQGAAAEVSAKNPTNLGPVEMEAILPMESRPPTLSPIYNNYLGGDFLTDRFGFIYDQRRKRRQREANVLKNNGNRLSIAETLNTFRSDTSDNHNELDVNEQLPSAAGSYRSSGPGSPTDPEAGAQRWQDYLTVPSAPTELLSHTPSAGPIVSLTTAGEEVPRNNGVTVEGGRSVSVNSNSQPSASTSTVVADRPEFAGSSADEIAALAPGAENEPVKLLLEQLTELHDLLQRERTVRWNEFLRKVRAERRKEGEAAAAAAAASDQPSKAMDMPEVSLADGEMVGISGLGNKGKVGRAKWREFRALVLGGIPVALRSKIWSECSGASSMRVPGYYDDLVKGVGGTEPDASVVAQIDMDINRTLTDNVFFRKGPGVTKLKEVLLAYSRRNPEVGYCQGMNLITASLLLITPTAEDTFWLLTSMIEVILPQHYYDHGLMASRADQAVLRQYISQVLPKLSDHLENLGVELEALTFQWFLSVFTDCLSAEALYRVWDVVLCLDVSSAVNKNPATASNPTSSAPTPIGTREKTNKSATNDMTSGSGGGSTFLFQVALALLKLNENQLLTTCSTPAELYTYINHQMTNHAISIDGLIQASEALRNVVRPEDVVAKRTEALNEMREFQSAPAQAS, via the coding sequence ATGGCGGAATGCgatcatcgtcttcgccctcCGCAGCGTCGCTCCTCCTCACAgacgtcttcctcgtcgcgcCACAGCCAAAAAGCTAAGACCATCCGAACCAAAGCCCAGAAACGCCATTCTGCTTCTAACGCAACCGAGTCCGACACCGACCTGACATCGTTCCCGTCCCTCTCGCCGGACCGCTCCCCACCGGGGTTCCTAGGCCAACCGGCGCTGACCCGCGCCCTGACAAGCACATTGTTGAATGGGAGCGAAGGGAGTGAAAGCAGTAGCACTATGGATCATACCAGGGATCGGAGATCGACGCTGGCGAAACTCACCACGAGCTCACAGAACTCTGGCCGCGCAGCGTTGTTTGAGGATTCCGTTCCGGTCCGCGATTTCCCTGGCGCGCTGCATCTCGCAGATGACGCCCACGTTGAACGGCTGATTACCAGCAATGGTGCGGTTAAGTTGGTGCGTCAGTTTGCGCGCGACCTGGCGCAGCGCGATGCCGAGATCTCTGCTTTACGCCAGCGCGCTGGTGATAGGGAGAGGGAGCTCAAGAGGATGCTACGCGAGGTGTCGGTATCAAACAAGGACATTGAGCGTCGGCTGTATACATTGGAAAACTCGCAGAAGGATGAAAGTGATCAGGGAAACGACGCAGAACAGACAGTTAAAGGCCCGAATAGAGTTGGCGGTCTCATGCAACAGGCGATGAGTGATGGTGTTGGTAGTCACTCTGACAGcgataatgatgatgatcTAGATACCGCTGTTCAATCTACGATTCGCAGGCCCTTCCAGTTGGAAGGCGACGATAAATCGGGAACTTCGAGTGTTGGATCTGGAGCTCCGAATCGGAAACGGCAAGGGTCCATGCGCAGTTGGCAGGATTACATCTTCGGTAGCGCTGCGGGAAGCCGAAAAACTAGTCGAGCCAGCAGTATAATGTCTGATCttggggaggatgaggaggatgccaGCCGTCAGCGAATGCCCTCCGGTAACGCGTCCAATCGCCGTAAGCCACTCGACGACCAGTTGTTCCAGCCTGTAGAAGGGCAACCCGCCGGGGATAATTCAAGCACACATTCACGCAAATCTTCGAGGTCGGTCTCATCTTGGACTGTCAAGTTGTTCGCTGGGAACCAATCGAGCCGTGATGAGAGTCCAGCGGATAGGAACCGCGgaagagcttcttcagccaaCCGGGAGAGGACTAAGGGTCCCCCACCTGCACTCCCTGCAACTAAACATGGCATGACAGCGGTGGCAGCGCTGAAGCGAATCAACAGTACCGCGAGCATGCCAGCAGCTCAAGGAAAGTCGAATGGCTCAGGCACCGCACCACGGACGGGACAGCTTGGCCGGAGACAGCCAGCTTCCAGTGTTTCGCAGGGAGCAGCGGCGGAAGTGTCAGCGAAGAACCCTACTAATCTCGGGCCGGTTGAAATGGAAGCTATCCTTCCCATGGAGTCCCGGCCTCCAACGCTTTCGCCAATTTACAACAATTACCTGGGTGGGGATTTTTTAACCGACCGCTTCGGATTTATTTATGACCAGCGTCGCAAGAGGAGGCAAAGGGAGGCCAATGTGCTCAAGAACAACGGAAACCGGCTAAGCATCGCGGAGACTCTCAATACCTTCCGAAGCGATACCTCTGATAACCATAATGAGCTTGATGTAAATGAACAGTTGCCCTCCGCTGCTGGGTCTTATCGTTCTTCAGGCCCAGGCTCCCCAACTGATCCGGAGGCCGGCGCCCAGCGGTGGCAAGACTACTTGACAGTGCCGTCTGCACCGACAGAGTTACTCTCACATACACCTTCAGCTGGACCGATTGTGTCACTGACTACcgcgggcgaggaagtgCCTCGCAACAATGGAGTTACTGTTGAAGGGGGTCGTTCGGTTTCCGTCAACTCGAACTCTCAACCATCTGCTTCCACGTCTACTGTCGTCGCGGATCGCCCGGAGTTTGCTGGGTCGTCTGCGGACGAGATCGCAGCTCTTGCACCTGGAGCAGAAAATGAACCTGTCAAGTTGCTTCTTGAACAGTTGACCGAGCTTCATGATTTGCTGCAACGCGAGAGAACTGTCAGATGGAATGAATTCTTGCGCAAGGTACGCGCCGAGCGCCggaaagaaggagaggctgcagctgcggctgcggcggcaTCAGACCAGCCATCGAAGGCTATGGATATGCCCGAAGTATCGCTGGCCGATGGCGAAATGGTGGGGATTTCTGGCCTGGGCAACAAGGGAAAGGTTGGTCGTGCGAAATGGCGAGAATTCCGAGCTCTCGTCCTAGGTGGGATTCCGGTTGCCTTGCGGTCCAAGATTTGGTCGGAGTGCAGCGGTGCGTCGTCGATGCGCGTGCCCGGGTACTATGATGACCTTGTAAAGGGGGTGGGAGGTACTGAGCCCGACGCATCGGTCGTAGCTCAGATCGACATGGACATCAACCGGACCTTGACAGACAATGTGTTTTTCCGTAAGGGACCTGGCGTTACAAAACTCAAGGAGGTGCTTCTTGCCTACTCCCGCCGCAACCCTGAGGTGGGATACTGCCAAGGCATGAACCTCATTACCGCCTCACTTCTTCTTATTACGCCCACCGCTGAGGATACATTCTGGTTGCTCACATCTATGATCGAAGTTATTCTGCCACAGCACTACTACGACCACGGACTCATGGCATCTCGAGCTGACCAGGCGGTGCTGCGGCAGTACATCTCTCAGGTCCTGCCAAAGCTGTCTGATCACCTTGAAAACCTAGGCGTCGAGCTCGAGGCGCTTACATTCCAGTGGTTCCTCTCGGTGTTCACCGACTGTCTTTCCGCCGAGGCGCTGTATCGCGTTTGGGATGTGGTCCTTTGCCTTGACGTATCGAGCGCAGTGAACAAGAACCCAGCCACCGCATCAAATCCCACCTCATCAGCGCCAACCCCGATTGGTACTCGcgagaaaacaaacaaatcCGCAACCAATGATATGACCTCCGGCAGCGGAGGTGGAAGCACATTCCTCTTCCAAGTTGCTCTTGCGCTACTCAAGCTCAACGAAAACCAGCTCCTAACGACCTGCTCGACGCCCGCGGAGCTGTACACCTACATCAACCACCAGATGACCAACCATGCTATTAGTATCGACGGGCTGATCCAAGCAAGCGAGGCACTCCGCAACGTGGTCCGGCCCGAAGACGTCGTCGCGAAACGGACCGAAGCGCTGAACGAGATGCGGGAATTCCAATCTGCTCCGGCGCAAGCTTCATAG